A stretch of DNA from Thermococcus sp. Bubb.Bath:
GAGTCCACTTCGAAGCCAGATTTGTCTTTGCAAACCTAATCGGCAGACTCGCGTACATTCCCTGAGTCAACAGCCCAATGTCTCTAGCCATTGTAACGTGCATCCATGCAGACGTGGTTTCTATGTGGTAATCGATATCCTTATCCATGATCTTCGCATAGCATGTCGAAGTGTTTGCATCCCACTTATGGTTGGGCTGCGCCTCACACGAGCTTTGATCCGTGTACTGTGGATCATTCTGCCACTCCTCACGATACGCATCAATGTCAACGAAAATCTCCCAATGCTTTGTAGTTGCATTGTTGAAGAGCTCCATAATGAGGTCCTTGTTAACCTGTCCAGTATCTATCATCTGCTTGACTGAATACTGATACGGGTCTGGCACCTTGAGAACTGTCGAGTAAACGACATTCTGTCCATTGAGCCCCTCACTACCATCTCCATAATCCCATGTCCTTGTCCACAGAGGAATGCTTGAGTTTTGCTCCTTGATATAAACCTTGACAGAGCGCAGGTGAACATAACTGAACGGAATATTGCTCTTTTTCGTGAATACTTCGACCTGAACTGGAAACGCACTAAAGCCATAGACTTTCTGAGGAGCGTAAATCTTAGCCCAAAGATCCCCCGTTGCTCCGGTCTCAGAAATATCGTATTCAGTAAGGTCCGAACGAAGAACAGCGTTCAACTCAGCTATCTGCTTGTACGCAGCCTGCTGCGTGTCATCTAGCACCTTTGCAGTACCTGACACAACATCCTTATCATTAAGAACATCCTCCGTGGTAGCGTTCTGCTGGTTGTAAATTATAACAGAATCATCGTCCTTACCTGACGAGGATGAACTCGAACTTGAGCGATACCCAAGATAGCCACCAATCGCAGCACCGAGCGCTGCCCCGACCTCTGCACCTACAACAGTACCCGCTCCCGGAACAATCGAACCAACCACTGCACCTATCGCTGCCCCAACTACAGCACCAGCCCCCATGCCCTCAACAGTCTTCTTGACCTTATTCACAGTGCCTGACACCATGTGGGTAATGCTACTGAATCCGAACGCTGCCGCAGGCTGTGCGTAGATACTCATTACCATGAGCAACATGATCGCAGTTCCTGCCACAACCCTCCTTGCATTCCGAGGCCGCTGTTTCTTCGCCTTTTCTTTGTCATCTTCTTCATCATTGCTTTTCGAAAAAAGTGAAAAGAAGAGCTTCATCTGCTCACCTCCGCCTAACCATTACCACCGCGAGGCCGGCCACAAGTAGCCCTGCAAGAAGGTAGATGAAGACTCTACCGTGGCTGTTTCCACCCCCCAATAGGTGGAACCCACTCGAACCGCTAATGCTGACTGCTACCTTGTCCTGAAAGACCTGCGCATTCCCCTGATCAACCACAACATTCAGCTCGTATGCATCGTACTCGAGATGATCCGGAACCGCAAAC
This window harbors:
- a CDS encoding DUF6861 domain-containing protein, coding for MKLFFSLFSKSNDEEDDKEKAKKQRPRNARRVVAGTAIMLLMVMSIYAQPAAAFGFSSITHMVSGTVNKVKKTVEGMGAGAVVGAAIGAVVGSIVPGAGTVVGAEVGAALGAAIGGYLGYRSSSSSSSSGKDDDSVIIYNQQNATTEDVLNDKDVVSGTAKVLDDTQQAAYKQIAELNAVLRSDLTEYDISETGATGDLWAKIYAPQKVYGFSAFPVQVEVFTKKSNIPFSYVHLRSVKVYIKEQNSSIPLWTRTWDYGDGSEGLNGQNVVYSTVLKVPDPYQYSVKQMIDTGQVNKDLIMELFNNATTKHWEIFVDIDAYREEWQNDPQYTDQSSCEAQPNHKWDANTSTCYAKIMDKDIDYHIETTSAWMHVTMARDIGLLTQGMYASLPIRFAKTNLASKWTLYQEKFVGSVSNFITLTYAAPVHVMGSTADYKFYIAPNPGYFKPLNITMTDDFRFFTVRVRDGGSWELADSVFGHLGDLTETGVPKDLNAHYTTGTDVLTYEVFGIAYFTITRKDGQQIPIWEIVWPKVSVEPNERQVLDDPQVQQLVTIVNQSTLTADDLAQLKASVNALINGLNEKLQTAKALEEQAHGVGNSDAESYAKKAESAYQAAIDALNHAASSKDKQQILNYLNAAKKYEQAGDFYISASKKAMYGAPEQAKLDAKMGDHISNIAEQYQPHISVFGTAKNALSKKILGIPLWMILVILFALAGAFVIWKKLL